From Pirellulales bacterium, the proteins below share one genomic window:
- a CDS encoding HK97 family phage prohead protease has product MLDRLIGAEIRSDARGGRCLVWYAAVFDRWSELTRGHYEIFDRRAFDKVLASQTPVRALINHNSDLQLRSTADDYPARLVADSYGLRVEVPLIGSPHEARACQMIRDHEVRGGSLAMRVGRDRWQVVPTRTLDHDRLCKPGALLRTIVEVEHLAEVTLATRPVYRTTALTPVSDPITREMGERLRIVEAA; this is encoded by the coding sequence ATGCTTGATCGTCTCATCGGCGCGGAGATTCGGAGCGACGCCCGCGGAGGCCGCTGCCTCGTTTGGTACGCGGCCGTCTTCGATCGTTGGTCCGAACTCACTCGCGGCCATTACGAAATATTCGACCGACGCGCATTCGACAAAGTTCTAGCGAGTCAAACGCCTGTGCGCGCGCTGATCAATCACAACAGTGACCTGCAACTGCGCTCGACCGCGGACGACTATCCGGCGCGGCTCGTTGCCGATTCATACGGGCTGCGCGTCGAGGTGCCGCTGATCGGCAGTCCGCACGAGGCGCGAGCTTGCCAGATGATTCGTGATCACGAGGTTCGCGGCGGTAGCTTGGCGATGCGCGTAGGTCGCGACCGCTGGCAGGTGGTTCCGACAAGGACGCTCGACCATGATCGGCTGTGCAAACCCGGTGCTTTGCTGCGAACGATCGTCGAAGTGGAGCACCTTGCGGAAGTGACGCTCGCGACGCGCCCCGTCTATCGCACCACAGCGCTAACGCCCGTTTCCGATCCGATAACGCGCGAGATGGGCGAGCGCCTTCGCATTGTGGAGGCCGCATGA